A single Kribbella aluminosa DNA region contains:
- a CDS encoding lysophospholipid acyltransferase family protein has product MADADIIPIGTGGRPGRGTNRRTTPSAAARALANPATRKKKTPPPDGETGPGGRRTNGERSGREAAAGGVPDVDGPDTSGVEFGGLDFGALERAVRGFFGADGERRVAEWLAFLRRRVTGEYELDEFGYDADLNDQVLLPMLRPMVEKWFRVEVRGIENIPSDGSALIVANHSGTMPLDGLVTQVVVADHTGRPLRTLAADLVFQTPFVGELSRKGGATLANNDDAERLLRQGNLVGVWPEGFKGLGKPFAERYKLQRFGRGGFVSAAMRTGVPIVPCSIVGAEEIYPLVGNIASLARLLGVPYIPVTPFFPLLGPLGLIPLPSKWLIEFGEPIRTDDFADGAADDPMLVFNVTDQVRETIQQTLYTLLMQRRSVFF; this is encoded by the coding sequence GTGGCTGACGCCGACATCATCCCCATCGGCACCGGCGGCCGCCCCGGCCGCGGCACAAACCGCCGCACCACTCCCTCCGCCGCCGCCCGAGCCCTCGCAAACCCAGCCACCCGCAAGAAGAAGACCCCACCACCGGACGGTGAAACAGGTCCAGGTGGTCGCAGGACGAACGGCGAACGCTCAGGCCGCGAAGCGGCTGCCGGGGGTGTGCCCGATGTCGACGGGCCCGATACGTCCGGGGTGGAGTTCGGGGGGCTGGACTTCGGGGCGCTTGAGCGGGCGGTGCGTGGGTTCTTCGGGGCTGACGGCGAGCGGCGGGTTGCGGAGTGGCTGGCGTTTTTGCGGCGGCGGGTGACGGGGGAGTACGAGCTCGACGAGTTCGGGTACGACGCGGACCTGAACGATCAGGTCCTGCTGCCGATGCTGCGGCCGATGGTGGAGAAGTGGTTCCGGGTCGAGGTTCGGGGGATCGAGAACATCCCGTCCGACGGCAGTGCGCTGATCGTCGCGAACCACTCCGGAACGATGCCGCTCGACGGGCTGGTCACGCAGGTGGTGGTCGCGGACCACACCGGCCGGCCGCTGCGGACGCTCGCGGCGGACCTGGTGTTCCAGACGCCGTTCGTCGGTGAGCTGTCCCGCAAGGGCGGCGCGACGCTCGCGAACAACGACGACGCCGAGCGGCTGCTCCGGCAGGGCAACCTGGTCGGCGTCTGGCCGGAGGGTTTCAAGGGCCTCGGCAAACCGTTCGCCGAGCGGTACAAGCTGCAGCGGTTCGGCCGCGGCGGGTTCGTCAGCGCCGCGATGCGTACCGGCGTACCGATCGTGCCGTGCTCGATCGTCGGCGCCGAGGAGATCTATCCGCTGGTCGGCAACATCGCCTCGCTGGCCCGGCTGCTGGGCGTCCCGTACATCCCGGTCACCCCGTTCTTCCCGCTGCTCGGCCCGCTCGGCCTGATCCCGCTGCCGTCCAAGTGGCTGATCGAGTTCGGCGAACCGATCCGCACCGACGACTTCGCCGACGGTGCCGCGGACGACCCGATGCTGGTCTTCAACGTCACCGACCAGGTCCGCGAAACCATCCAGCAGACCCTCTACACACTGCTCATGCAGCGCCGCAGCGTCTTCTTCTGA
- a CDS encoding sigma-70 family RNA polymerase sigma factor — MTTPEPSPDGMRRAELVDRAQAGDVGAFGELYDEYSLTVYRYIYARVSSSALAEDLTSETFVRALRALDSFRWQGRDFGAWLVTIARNLITDHYKSGRVRLEVVTDEIETHDRQTEGPEIDVLAAATAEVLRDAVAGLPDEQRDCLTMRFFAGLSIAETAKALEKSEGAVKQLQLRAVRHLAKVIPKDLR; from the coding sequence TTGACCACGCCGGAACCAAGCCCGGACGGGATGCGACGTGCAGAGCTCGTCGATCGCGCCCAGGCCGGGGACGTCGGTGCCTTCGGCGAGCTGTACGACGAGTACTCGCTCACCGTCTATCGCTATATCTACGCCCGGGTGTCGTCATCGGCACTCGCCGAGGACCTGACCAGCGAGACGTTCGTCCGGGCGCTGCGTGCGCTGGACTCGTTCCGCTGGCAGGGCCGGGACTTCGGCGCCTGGCTGGTGACGATCGCCCGGAACCTGATCACCGACCACTACAAGTCCGGGCGGGTCCGGCTCGAGGTGGTCACCGACGAGATCGAGACCCACGACCGGCAGACCGAAGGCCCGGAGATCGACGTACTGGCCGCGGCCACTGCGGAGGTACTCCGGGACGCGGTCGCCGGCCTGCCCGACGAGCAACGCGACTGCCTGACGATGCGGTTCTTCGCCGGCCTGTCGATCGCCGAGACGGCCAAGGCGCTGGAGAAATCCGAAGGCGCCGTCAAGCAACTGCAGCTGCGGGCCGTCCGGCACCTGGCGAAGGTTATCCCCAAGGACTTGAGATGA
- a CDS encoding class I adenylate-forming enzyme family protein translates to MNVNFADILRDTAQRHGGRPALVDGDRRLTWGELDQAVDRTAQGLAAAGLVPGYRVLLLVANSIEFVTSYLGVLRAGLVAVPLNTGLTRSELRTVAEHSGARLAIVDAVLADRVEGVRTVAPDELQGDVPLPPPIDPESLAVLLYTSGTSGDPRAAMLTHRALSANVQNLTQLGEDRMGPEDVVLGVLPMFHAFGLNAVLGWAVATGAALIVERRFDPEQTLELIGRYGVTRLPLAPPALNALLSRPDLRAALKTVKVVLTGASTLDAGLADRFERAGGLHVHQGYGLTEASPGVTTTLGEAVPKPGSVGRPLPNVELRIADEQGEDVEGDDPGEILIRGGNLFSGYWPDGADGPDADGWYRTGDVGFLDADGDLFLVDRLRELVIVSGFNVFPSEVEDVLVGAPGVREAAVIGVPSEETGEAVKAFVVPLPDASVDVATVREYAGTRLARFKCPVEIEVVDHLPHSVTGKVAKGRLRDR, encoded by the coding sequence GTGAACGTGAATTTCGCGGACATCCTTCGTGACACAGCGCAACGTCACGGCGGGCGTCCCGCGCTGGTCGACGGGGATCGGCGGCTGACCTGGGGCGAGCTCGACCAGGCCGTCGACCGGACCGCGCAGGGGCTCGCCGCGGCCGGCCTGGTGCCCGGCTACCGGGTGCTGCTCCTGGTTGCCAACAGCATCGAGTTCGTCACGTCCTACCTGGGCGTTCTTCGCGCCGGGCTGGTCGCCGTACCGCTGAACACCGGCCTCACCAGGTCCGAGCTGAGGACCGTCGCGGAGCACTCCGGGGCCCGGCTGGCGATCGTCGACGCGGTCCTCGCGGACCGCGTCGAGGGCGTCCGAACGGTGGCCCCCGACGAGCTCCAGGGTGACGTTCCGTTACCGCCGCCGATCGATCCCGAGTCGCTCGCGGTGCTGCTCTACACCTCCGGAACCAGCGGAGATCCGCGTGCCGCGATGCTCACCCATCGGGCACTTTCGGCGAATGTGCAGAACCTCACCCAGCTCGGCGAGGACCGGATGGGCCCCGAGGACGTGGTGCTCGGGGTGCTGCCGATGTTCCACGCCTTCGGTCTGAACGCGGTGCTCGGCTGGGCGGTCGCCACCGGCGCCGCGCTGATCGTCGAACGGCGGTTCGACCCCGAGCAGACCCTCGAACTGATCGGCCGGTACGGCGTGACCCGGCTGCCGCTCGCCCCACCGGCCCTGAACGCCCTGCTGTCCCGCCCGGACCTGCGCGCGGCGCTGAAGACGGTCAAGGTCGTGCTGACCGGCGCGTCCACGCTCGACGCCGGGCTCGCGGACCGCTTCGAACGGGCCGGCGGCCTGCACGTTCATCAGGGCTACGGGCTGACCGAGGCGTCCCCGGGCGTCACCACGACGCTCGGCGAGGCCGTCCCGAAGCCGGGCTCGGTCGGTCGCCCGCTGCCGAACGTCGAGCTCCGGATCGCCGACGAGCAGGGCGAGGACGTCGAGGGCGACGACCCGGGCGAGATCCTGATCCGCGGCGGCAACCTGTTCTCCGGCTACTGGCCGGACGGTGCCGACGGGCCGGACGCGGACGGCTGGTACCGGACCGGTGACGTCGGGTTCCTGGACGCGGACGGCGACCTGTTCCTGGTCGACCGGCTGCGCGAGCTGGTCATCGTGTCCGGCTTCAACGTCTTCCCGAGCGAGGTGGAGGACGTACTGGTCGGCGCTCCGGGCGTCCGCGAGGCCGCGGTGATCGGCGTACCGTCCGAGGAGACCGGCGAGGCGGTGAAGGCGTTCGTGGTGCCGTTGCCGGACGCATCGGTCGACGTCGCAACGGTCCGGGAGTACGCCGGGACCCGGCTGGCGCGGTTCAAGTGCCCGGTCGAGATCGAGGTGGTGGACCACCTGCCGCACTCGGTCACCGGCAAGGTCGCGAAGGGACGGTTGCGGGACCGATGA
- a CDS encoding glutaredoxin family protein, with protein MNRVLMYGKPGCHLCDDAREIIRAVCAEAGVQWTEVDITQDDQLFTQYGEQIPVTFVDGTQHDFWRVDPARLRKALMR; from the coding sequence ATGAACAGGGTCTTGATGTACGGGAAGCCCGGGTGTCATCTGTGCGACGACGCCCGGGAGATCATCCGGGCGGTCTGCGCCGAGGCGGGCGTGCAGTGGACCGAGGTCGACATCACGCAGGACGACCAGTTGTTCACCCAGTACGGCGAACAGATCCCGGTCACCTTCGTGGACGGCACGCAGCACGACTTCTGGCGGGTGGACCCCGCCCGACTGCGAAAGGCGCTGATGAGGTAG